The DNA window CGGCGGCGGCCGGTCTCCGGGTCCACCAGGGTGACCAGCCCGACGTCGGGCAGCTCCAGCTCGCGCGGGTCGGTCACCTCGACGGCCAGCACCTGGTGCCGGACGGCCAGCCGGCGCAGCACGGGCTCCCAGGCCGGGGCGGCGTCCGGGTCGTCGGGCAGCCCGTCGAGGAAGTCGGAGACGACCACCACGAGGCCGCGCCGGGTGGCCATCCGCTGGAGCCCGTCGAGCCCGTCGTGCAGGCCCGGCGTCTCCGCGTGCCCGTCGGTGCGCGGCGCGCCCAGCAGGGCGCGGAGCAGCCCGAGCAGGTGGGTACGCCCGCCGCGGGCCGGGAACCGGCGGATGCCGTCCGGGGTGAGCACCTGGCCGCCGAGGCGGTTGCCGACGCCGGCGGTGAGGAAGCCGACCGCCGCCACGGCGGCCACCGCGAGCTCCCGCTTGTCCAGTGTGGCCGTGCCGTACTCCATGCTGGGGCTGGCGTCGACCAGCAGCCAGGTGGTCAGCTCGCGGTCGGCGTCGACCACGCGTACGTGCGGGACGGTGGTCCGGGCGGTCACCGCCCAGTCCATCCGGCGGACCTCGTCCTCGCCGGGGCGGTACTCCCGGCTGCCGGCCGCCTCGCTGCCGGGCCCGGGCAGCAGGCCGCGGTACTGGCCGTGCAGCAGCCCGTCGAGCCGCCGGGTGACGGTCAGTTCCAGCCGGCGCAGCCGCTGGTCGGGAGCCAGGTCGGCCAGTCCGGGGTCGGGCATGGTGGGTGCGTCCCGGCGTCTCATGCCGCCGCCAGGTCGGCCGCCGCCTCCGGGTGCCCGGTGACCACCCGGGGTGATGGCACCGCCTCGACCAGCCGGCGGACCAGCGACTCGGCGGAGACCCCGTCGGCCACCGCGTCGAAGGAGAGCACCAGCCGGTGGGACAGCACGTCCACCGCGAGGTCCCGGACGTCCTCCGGGAGCACGTGGTCGCGGCCGTGGATCAGCGCCTGCGCCCGCGCCGCGGCCACCAGGCCGAGGGTGGCCCGGGGGCTGGCCCCGTACGCCAGCAGCGGCGCGATCTCGGGCAGCCCGAACCGCCCCGGGTCGCGGGTGGCGAGGATGAGCCGGACCACGTACTCGGCGAGGGCGTGGTGGACGAAGATGTCGGCGGCCCGGCGCTGGAGCGCGCGCAGCCGCACGGGGTCGAGGACCGGGCGGGCGGTCGGCCGCTCGGTGCTCATCCGGTAGAGGATGGCCAGCTCGTCGGCGTCGCTCGGGTAGTCGACGACGACCTTCATGAGGAAGCGGTCGCGCTGCGCCTCGGGGAGCTGGTAGACCCCCTCCGACTCGATCGGGTTCTGGGTGGCCAGCACCAGGAACGGGTCGGGGACCGGCCAGCTCCGGCCGCCGATGGAGACCTGCCGTTCGGCCATCGCCTCGAGCAGCGCCGACTGCACCTTGGCCGGGGCCCGGTTGATCTCGTCGGCGAGCACCAGGTTCGCCATGATCGGGCCCAGCTCCACGTCGAACGACTCGGTGGAGGCGCGGTAGATGCGGGTGCCGACGATGTCGGAGGGGACCAGGTCGGGGGTGAACTGGATCCGGGAGAAGGTGCCGCCGACCACGGTGGCGAGGGTCTGCGCCGCGAGGGTCTTGGCCACCCCCGGTACGCCCTCCAGCAGGCAGTGGCCGTCGGCGATCAGGGCGGTGAGCAGGCGATCGACGAGCCGATCCTGCCCGACGATCACGCGTTTGACCTCGAAGAGGGTCTGTTCCAGCTCGACGCCGCTCGCGTCGGCATCGACCGGGCTGGGCACGCTGGCCAGGGTGTCCGAGATGTCCGTCACGGTGCTTGCTTCCCGTGCCGGCGTGCGGACAAACGTCGGATTATCGGCCCCTGGGCGGCCCTTCCGGGGCCGGACCGGGACGACTCTCCCGGCCGGTCGGCAACGGTGCGAGCGGGGTGGGAAGGCGCAGACGGGTCGGGCGGCCACGACAGCCGGCCCCCGCCCGGGGGCGGGGGCCGGCTGCTTTTGGCGGGGTCAGTTGGCGATGAGCAGGTGGAACGGCCGATCCGCGTACCCGCCGCTGGAGCTGCGGGTCTGGACGAAGACCGCGTTCGGGATCAGGTAGCGGGGCGACACCGAGACCTCGCCCGCGGGCGGGACGTTCGCCGCGTCGTTGCTGCCGATCGTGGCGTGCAGCCCCTTGAGGTTGACGGCGTAGTCGAGCGTCACCTGGTACTGCCCGGCGAACTGGCCCTGCACCGACGGGGAGAACTTCTTGGCGCTCACGACGTTCGGGGAGTGCTGGAGCAGGGTTCCGTTGCTGCTGACCACCGCCCAGGCGACCAGCCCGGGGGCCGGCGCGGCGAGGGTGGCGTTCAGCGCGGCCTTCGCGGCCCGGGTCTCGGCGGCGGTCACCGGCGGCTGCTGGTCGGCCTGGCGCACGCCGGGCTGCCCGACCTCGGCCGGAGCCTTCGCCGCCGGGTGGGCGGCGGCCGCGAAACCGCCGCCGGCCAGGGTGAGGGACAGCGCGGCGAGGGCCACCACCGTCGCCTTGCGCTTGAGGAATGTGGCCATGACAGATCTCCCTTTTGTGACCGTGGTGACACGGCCGGCCCGCGTTATGCGGGACGGATGAATGCGGCACGGGAGCCAGGCGCAGAACAATTGCGGACCATCGGGGGGTCCACGTCGGATCGCACCGTCAGTGTAGAGCTGCACCTGGCATTGAGCTGGTCTTACTACGGAGAGTCGCGACGTCTCGACCAGGTGGAACCTAGCACCGGAAAATGCGGACGGTCAATAGCTCACATTTACTGTCCGGCGAATGGAAAACGCTTCCGATAATTGTGAGAGGTGAGCGCCGGGCCATTCACGAAAATGCCCGGCCGCGGCGGCGGGTAGCGTGACGGCCATGATCACGACGAAGGGGCCGGGACGGGCCGGCAGCCGGGCGGCGCGGTTCGCCACGATCGCCTGCTGGCTGGCGGTCGCGCCGGTGGTTGCCTGGGCGGCGCTCCGGCTGGCCGGCCTGGAACAGGGGCCGCTGGTGCAGGCCGTCGCCTTCACGCCGTACGTCGCCGCCGCCGCGCTCCTCCCGGTGGTGCTGGCGCTCGCCCTGCGGCGCCGCGCGCCCGCGGTGGTGGCGGCCCTCGCCGCGCTGGCGCTGGTCGCCGCGGTGGCGCCGCGGGTCGTCCGCGACGACCGGCCCACGGCGGACGGTCCGGCCCTCCGGCTGCTCACCGCCAACCTGCTCAAGGGCGGCGCCGACCCGGCGCGGCTGGTCGAGCTGGTCCGGGCGCACCGGGTGGACGTGCTGACCGTGCAGGAGTTCACCCCGGAGATCGCCGCCGAGGTGGACCGGCTCGGGCTGGCCACGCTGCTGCCCTACCGGATGCTGAACCCGGAGGTCGGCACCACCGGATCCGGGCTGTACGCGCGCCACCCGCTGAGCGGCACGGGCTGGCGGCGCAACGAGGGCTTCCAGCTCACCCAGGCGTACGGGACGGTGGCCGTGCCGGGTGCGCCACCGCTGCGGGTGGAGTCGGCGCACCCGGCCGCCCCGTACGCGGTCGACGTGGTGCCGGACTGGTGGACCGACCTGCGGGCCCAACCGCCGGCCACCCCGCGCGGCGGGTTGAGCATCCTGGCCGGCGACTTCAACGCCACCCTCGACCACGCGCCGCTACGCGACCTGATCGACACCGGCTACGTGGACGCCGCCGACGCGGCCGGCGCCGGGCTGTCCGGCACCTGGGGCCCCTACGACGGTGACCCGATCCCGCCGGTCACCATCGACCACGTGCTGGTCGACCGGCGCATCGAGGTACGCGCGGTCAGCGTGCACGGCGTGCCGGGCAGCGACCACCGGGCCGTACTGGCCGAACTGCGGCTGCCCGCCGCGTGAGCGTCAGACCCGGGCCCGGTCCAGGCCGTAGGTGAGGGCGTCGACCAGGGCGTGCCAGCTCGCCTCGACCACGTTGGGGTGGACGCCGACCGTGGTCCAGTCGCGGCCCGCCCCGGCGGTCTCCACGAGCACCCGGGTCACCGCGCCGGTGCCGTGGCTGCCCTCCAGGATGCGGACCTTGTAGTCGGCCAGCTCGAACTCCCGCAGCTCCGGGTAGTGCCGGGCGAGCGCCACCCGCAGCGCCTCGTCCAGGGCGTTGACCGGGCCGTTGCCCTCGGCGGTGGCGATGACGCGCTCGCCGCGTACCCGGATCTTCACGGTGGCCTCGGAGACCACCGCGCCGTCCTCGCGGTGCTCGACCAGCACCCGGTAGGACTCCAGGGCGAAGGGCCGGGCCGGCGCGGCGTCCGGCAGCTCGGAGCGGACCAGCAGTTCGAAGGAGGCGTCGGCGGCCTCGAACGACCACCCGCCGGCCTCCAGTTCCTTGACCCGGCTGGTGACCCGGGACAGGGTCTCCGGATGGCCGGCCAGGTCCAGGCCCAGCTCGCGACTCTTGAGCTCGACGCTGGCCCGGCCGGCCATCTCGGTCACCAGGATC is part of the Micromonospora halotolerans genome and encodes:
- a CDS encoding DUF58 domain-containing protein; this translates as MPDPGLADLAPDQRLRRLELTVTRRLDGLLHGQYRGLLPGPGSEAAGSREYRPGEDEVRRMDWAVTARTTVPHVRVVDADRELTTWLLVDASPSMEYGTATLDKRELAVAAVAAVGFLTAGVGNRLGGQVLTPDGIRRFPARGGRTHLLGLLRALLGAPRTDGHAETPGLHDGLDGLQRMATRRGLVVVVSDFLDGLPDDPDAAPAWEPVLRRLAVRHQVLAVEVTDPRELELPDVGLVTLVDPETGRRREVWTGDPGLRERYARAAAAQRDQVRDALRRSGATHLALRTDRDWGADIVRHVHAQRRLAAAPAAPRGGGA
- a CDS encoding AAA family ATPase; the protein is MTDISDTLASVPSPVDADASGVELEQTLFEVKRVIVGQDRLVDRLLTALIADGHCLLEGVPGVAKTLAAQTLATVVGGTFSRIQFTPDLVPSDIVGTRIYRASTESFDVELGPIMANLVLADEINRAPAKVQSALLEAMAERQVSIGGRSWPVPDPFLVLATQNPIESEGVYQLPEAQRDRFLMKVVVDYPSDADELAILYRMSTERPTARPVLDPVRLRALQRRAADIFVHHALAEYVVRLILATRDPGRFGLPEIAPLLAYGASPRATLGLVAAARAQALIHGRDHVLPEDVRDLAVDVLSHRLVLSFDAVADGVSAESLVRRLVEAVPSPRVVTGHPEAAADLAAA
- a CDS encoding endonuclease/exonuclease/phosphatase family protein codes for the protein MITTKGPGRAGSRAARFATIACWLAVAPVVAWAALRLAGLEQGPLVQAVAFTPYVAAAALLPVVLALALRRRAPAVVAALAALALVAAVAPRVVRDDRPTADGPALRLLTANLLKGGADPARLVELVRAHRVDVLTVQEFTPEIAAEVDRLGLATLLPYRMLNPEVGTTGSGLYARHPLSGTGWRRNEGFQLTQAYGTVAVPGAPPLRVESAHPAAPYAVDVVPDWWTDLRAQPPATPRGGLSILAGDFNATLDHAPLRDLIDTGYVDAADAAGAGLSGTWGPYDGDPIPPVTIDHVLVDRRIEVRAVSVHGVPGSDHRAVLAELRLPAA